The Pectobacterium wasabiae CFBP 3304 DNA segment TAATCCTTTCGCCTTGGCCTGACGCGCATATTCAATAATACCGCCTTCTACATGGTACACATTCTTAAAGCCATGGTGCAGCATATAAGCGCTGGCTTTTTCACAACGGATCCCCCCCGTGCAATACATGACAATGTTTTTATCACGTGCGCTATCAAGCATATCCACAGCCATCGGTAACTGCTCACGAAATGTATCCGACGGCACTTCCAGTGCATTCTCGAAATGCCCGACTTCATATTCGTAGTGATTACGCATATCAACAAATACGGTATCAGGATCGTCGGCCATCGCATTGACCTGATCGGCTTTCAAATATTGCCCAACATTCGCCGGGTTAAATGTGGGATCATCGATCCCATCAGCAACAATTCGTTCGCGTACTTTCATACGCAATACCCAGAAGGATTTCCCGTCATCCTCCAAAGCGATATTTAAACGAATCTGATCGAGTGCCGGATGTGCACTGAACAAAGTCGCTTTAAAGGCCTCGAACCGGCTATTGGGTACGCTAATTTGTGCATTAACTCCTTCAGTTGCAATATATATGCGCCCAAAGACGTTATGCTGTTCAAGCTCGATATACAGACGATCGCGAAACACTTTTGGATCATCTATCGTAAAATATTTATAGAAGGAAACTGTGGTACGTGGCTCGATTTCCGCAAGCATACGTGCCTTCAGTTCCTCATTGGAAACCCGGTTATGT contains these protein-coding regions:
- the trhO gene encoding oxygen-dependent tRNA uridine(34) hydroxylase TrhO — its product is MPVLHNRVSNEELKARMLAEIEPRTTVSFYKYFTIDDPKVFRDRLYIELEQHNVFGRIYIATEGVNAQISVPNSRFEAFKATLFSAHPALDQIRLNIALEDDGKSFWVLRMKVRERIVADGIDDPTFNPANVGQYLKADQVNAMADDPDTVFVDMRNHYEYEVGHFENALEVPSDTFREQLPMAVDMLDSARDKNIVMYCTGGIRCEKASAYMLHHGFKNVYHVEGGIIEYARQAKAKGLPLKFIGKNFVFDERMGERISDDVIAHCHQCGTSCDSHTNCRNEGCHLLFIQCPSCAEKYDGCCSTPCQDEMKLPLEEQRAIRSGRENGMKIFNKSKGLLQSTLHIPVPVTKDKSE